The window ttttattaaattttattgaatcagTGACCCGGTGACCCAGTGATCTCACCGGGTTgattaccggttcggttctgataactatgataACCACCTTTTAGAGTAGCTCCACCTTtgatggtggataaccgttccctttTGTTCTGGTAGTTGTTGAGATCTCATTTCTAGATGAATAGGAGAGATTATAGGAGTTAGTTACTAATTCGGACAAGTAGGGCTAGGATAACGTCGTCGCGTCCGACCTCTATAAGATCGGATAGGTGTCAATCCAGCCAATATCTGTTGATTCGAATTTACTTATTTTGGGTCTTGCTAAGTTGTGGATCAGGATATGAATAGTAATCATTCTCTATATTACATATATTGCAATTGGATTATGATGCTTTcgactattttaattatttgtttcaGGTAGACATAATCAATAAAAATAGTGCCAGGGAGTCGCTCTCATGGTCGGAGTAGAGGGCGAGTCATagattaattatttgtattaattttctcTAGTTTAATCCGGTTATAATTATGATAATGacagttaaaaaatattaaatataaatatttttttattaaaacaaatattaccatcgaatggaataaattcgacggtatattttatttgtctaaaatattatttaatttaatattattactgTTAAAATTTTCGATGGACATTTTCGCCGATAATTatagtgaaaaaaaataaaaaataaattttgatatttggttattttatttttaatttaatttcttgtggTGTATTTAtatgatattataaaattttaattgatttttcacttttaatttatatattttttatagttatatTAGAATATATAGAGAAATACCaggtgtataattttttttataaacaagtccaataatatttttatgcgtgttttttttttttttgttctttattaaCTAGTTTTTATTGGTcgaataaattattaaactaatttgaTTGAATTTATTATTAAACTGATTTAACTATGTAACGTTGatgtaatatatattatttgttttataatttaattatttcaattaaaatacaattaaactGCATGTTACTTAACTATATGTAGAATTTTCTCTGTCCTTGGAGAGAATGCTACCATGAATACCAGTATAAAAGTGTAGTCATGAGCGGACgggagagagggagagtgggGTGGGAATACACTGGGCAGGGAAGACATCGGCTAATTTCCGATCAAGCAAGGGATCCAAGAGTTTGGAATCGAAAGGAGTACGTTCGTCTGGAACGAGATTCGTTCAGCATCTTTATGGACAGCTTACCAGGGGATATCTCAAAGCGAGAGCTATTTGACCTTTTTTCATGGACAGGGAGGATCAACGACATTTATCTCGCAAGGAAGATGAGAAATGGGATGCTATACCTGTTTGCCTTCATACGGTATACTACGAAGGGCGGAGCACTGAAGGCAATTGCAGAGATGAATTGCATGAAGATAAGGGGGAAAGAAATCTTCGTTCGGGAGACTAGGTACAGAAGGGATGCGGTTAAAAGACAGCCCGAGCCTTTGGCTAAGGAACAGATACAGAAACGGCAGGTAGGGGTCAATCCTGAAGAGAGGGAGCATACAGATGGGAGTCCTCCATCTCTGACTGTGAATCCTCCTACACATGCTCATACGGAGGGTCAGCCGAAATTGGGGGCTAAGGGATTGGGAGTCTCTGCAGATACGACTAACTTGAAATGGCTGCAGAGGAGTGTGATTGGGAGTGCCACGGATCCAATTGATTTCAGTTTTTTGAATGATTTGGCCCGAAAGGTATGGCCTCACATTGTTAGAATCTGTGAGCTGGGGAATTACACGGCTTTGTTGATATTTGATAGTGTTAAGAGTGCCGAGGAGGCATTGGAAGAGTGCGGGGATGGGATGAGGCAGTCCTTTCATAATGTATGCCGTTGGAATGAGAGTGATAGATATGACAAGAGACGAGTGTGGATTGAGTGTCATGGTGTTCCGTTACACGTATGGACAGAGGATACGTTCCGTGCAATTGGTGCGCAGTGGGGTGAGGTGGTAGTATGTGATAATGGCATAGCTGTGGGCACGTCTTTCAGGGCCGGACGCATGCTGATTGATACATGGCGGTTTGAACCTATCTCGGAAAGTCTCCGATTATCTGTGGGTTCGTCGGTGTATGAGATATTTGTTAAGAAAGTGGGCAGTGGTGCAAGTGGTTCTTCGGATGGTTTGGCAACTGAGGCTGAGAAAGGGCATGATGGGATGTCTGTCAGTAACGCCGATCGGCATGAAAAGGCCATGAAGATGGGAGGGTGTGATACGGCAGAGGCGGAGGTAGCCATGCTGACTAGGCCAAAAGAAGTGGAGGAGGGTAGAATTGTAACTGATCATGAGACTTTTGATGAATGGAGTAACAGTTTTTTAAATTCAAACACAGTAACGGAAAGAGAAACGGTTTTTGCTCTCAAAGGGGAAATGGCAGATTTAGCAGAAGACATGTCAAAAAGGACCCAATCCTAGGATTATGGGAGAGATCAGGTGGTTGCTGTAGGCGAGATTACAAGTAAGGTGCGGGTGGGCTTGTGTGCTATGGAGCCAAGTGAATTGGGCCAAAGATCCATGACCCATAAGGACTTCAGCAAGCAATATGGGGAAGGTTTGGGCTCCAACATTCGAGGCCCACATGCTGTGCCTCATTCTGGGTCAGGAACGGATCTCCTCCTTGGACCTAGTAGCAGGCGGGTTGGAGGTCACATGGATGGAGTTCTGCTGTCGGGTAGGGCTGGGAAGTGCGCTTCTCCAAGGCGGTGCAGCGCAGCGATCGTAGTGGATCAGGGCGGTGCGGACGCGCTGACTGCAAAGAGGGGGAAGGAGGCCGGCGGGAACTGCGAAGCGGAGGCTGTGATCTCCGCAGTGCTGACGGCTGGTGTGTGTGGCTGTTGGGCGCAGTCTTCCACGGAGATGGCTGATAATGGAGCGATGGCCGCTACTGGCGAAGGGGGCCTGATCTGGTCTGCGACTTGCACTAGGGGCAGTGGTCCGAGTCTGGGAGTGCGGGATTTGGTACTGTGTGAATCGGGCAGGTCTCATGAGAGGAAGGGAGAAGGAAGTGAACCGCTGGGGGGAGAGGAGCGGGGAGCCAAGTCGGGGGGTTCTGATGCAGGGACGCTGCCGTCGGTGGAGTGTGGGTTGGTAGTGAACCAACTCGACGGGGGTCCCAGACCTGTGGGGGTTGGTGTGGGCAGGCAAGCTGATGTGTTGTGCTGTCGGGGGGAAGGGAATGAATCAAGTGAGGGAGGCCGAATTGTGATGCGGACAGGGAAGGGGCGTGGGTTAGACGAGCCATGGGTCATGATGGAGTGTTGTGAGGGTTCTACACGATGTGGGGCTATACGTGACTCTCAGGGGAGTATAGATGTAGCAGCAGAGGCATGGACTGGGGGTAAGGGGGGAGATTCTAAGCGCTTGCGCAATGCTTGTTCTGATGTAGGAAGCGAAGCCGAGATGGAATCCTCCGAGAAAAGATGGACAGCTGAAATGGAAGAAAATAGGGAAGCATGGAAGCTTGCAGTGGAATCTGGGGCGGTGCAGTATGATGAAAAAGATGACATCATGGCAATACTTCAGGCACAGAATGAGGTAATAGCTCAGAAGAAAAAGCTggcgaagaagaaggaaaaggcaAGAAGGAGCCGACCGAAAAATCGAAAAAAGGTGTGTATCAGTTCTTTACAATGATTTTTAGTTCCTGGAATATTAGGGGGTTGGCGGGAGTTGGTAAACTGAGCATGGTAAATAGTTTTCGGAAGAAGTTTAAAGTGCATATGCTAGGTTTGATAGAGACGAAGAAAGAAATTGTGACTAAGTTTGATATCATACAATTGTGGGGTGATGGTGCCGTTAAATGGGAGTTTGTTGAGTCGGTTGGGGCTTCAGGTGGACTGCTTTTGTTGTGGGATGAAACAATGTTTCAGATGACCAACTGCTATAAAGGAGTTCGCTGGTTATGTGTGGAGGGTGTGctactgaaaaataatttttcctgTGCTTTTTGCCTAGTTTATGGTCCGCATGATAGGGCGGAAAAGCTGGTCACGTGGGAAGAGCTAAGCTTCTTATCTGGGTTCTGTCAAGTTCCGTTTTGTTATATGGGGGATTTTAATGAGATAACATCTGGAAGAAAGGAAGGGCGCTACCTCGGTGCCGGTGTCGGCAACAGAGTTTAAAGCTTGGATACAGGATATGGAGTTAGTGGATCTAGCAGTCACTGATCGCTCGTTCACCTGGTTCAGAGGATAATCATGTAGCCGCATTGATAGGAGTCTGGTTAGTTTAGAATGGCTAGAAGAGTTTCCGGGAACAAGACTGAGAAGGGGGCCGAGAGGGTTATCTGATCATTGCCCAATTATTATGGACGAAACTCGGTATAGAGGTGGGCCAAGAACTTTTCGGAGCTTAGACTCATGGTTTACGCATGATGGGTTCTTGAGGATAGTAAAGGAGGAGTGGAGGAGCTTGGGCGAGGAAAATTTTCTGGACAAGTTAAAGGCTTTGTCAACTCCACTTACCAGATGGCATAGAGATAAATTTGGAGACATAGACCAAAGGATTACGCAGTTTGAGGATGAAATCAAAAAAGCAGATGACATAGTTAGTACTGGAATGGCTGATGGGACTATTGAAGTAAGGAGGAAAGCGCTAGTGAGATTCTGTAGGAAATGGTACATCAGAAAGGAGCTGCATTGGAAGCAGATATCAAGATCTCGTCATGCAAAAGACATGGATAAAAACACCCGATACTTTCACAATTTAGCCTCTGCGCGTCGTAGATCCAATCGGATTGAGGCCTTAATGGTCAATGGGAGGATGGTCAGGAACCAAGCAAGAATTAAGGTTGGTATTTGGGACTTCTACAAGGAGCTGTACCACCAGGAGATATCTCCGGTCATTGGATTCCGGGAAGGGCTTGTTCAGCAAGTCAATGAGGAAGAGGTAACAGAGCTAGAGGTGATGCCAACGCCTGATGAGGTAAAGGCGGCTGTTTGGGATTGTGAGTCAACAAAGGCACCAGGTAGTGATGGGTACAACATGAACTTCATCAAGAAGTGCTGGGATGAACTAGGGAAGGAGTTCACTGATACGGTGGTGGGTTTTTTCCAGTCATCTAAGCTTTCTAGCGATGCAAATGTAACTTGGGTGACGCTGGCACCGAAGTTTACTGGAGCCAGAGAAATTAAGGACCTCCGGCTGATTAGTATGGTGGGCTATGTTTATAAGGTAATTTCTAAAGTGTTGGTTCGGAGGATGCGGAAGGTGATGCCGGGGTTGGTTGGAGAGACTCAGAGCACATTCGTAAAGGGGAGGAAAATACATGATGGGGCATTGATTGCTTGCGAAACGGTGCATTGGCTGAAATCACGGAAAAAGAGCGCCGCGATAATAAAGCTGGATTTTCAAATGGCTTATGATAAAGTTAAGTGGAGCTTTCTGGATATTGTTCTGCAGAAGATGGGCTTCGGTCAAAAATGGCGAGGGTGGATTAAGGAGTGTGTCAGCTCTGCATCTATGACGGTTCTTGTTAATGGGTCACCTACGAAGCCTTTCAAAATGGAAAGGGGCTTGCGACAAGGTGACCCGCTGTCCCCATTTCTGTTTGTTTTAGTTGTGGATGTTCTTCATAGACTGATTGGCAATGCAGTAAGGAATGGTCGTATATCTCCACTACTACTTGGGAGGGATCACATCGAGTTATCTCACTTGCAGTTTGCGGATGACACAATTCTTTTCTGTCCTCCTGAGGAGGAGACCATAAGGAATTATCAGCGATTACTCCGATGCTTTGAACTGATGTCTGGGTTgaacattaattttgaaaaatccaaCTTTATACCGGTTAATTGTGATCGGATGTGGGTCCGTAGGATGTGCCGGTTGTTGGGGTGCAAGGAGGCATCACTGCCAGTCAGATATCTGGGTATTTCCCTCGGAGCAAATCCGAGGCTGGTAAAGACATGGAAACCGGTGATTGACAAGGTTGAAGATAAGATCAGTTTGTGAAAAGCAAAGACTCTTAACAAAGCGGGTAAGCTGGTCCTAATTAAGTCGATTCTTAATAGCTTGCCTATTTACTACCTCAGCCTATATAAGATGCCGAAGACAGTGGCAGAAAAGTTGATTTCCCTACAAAGACGATTCTTGTGGAGTACAGAGGATGGGAGGCACGGGGTACCGCTTGTGAAGTGGGAGATAGTTATGGCTCCAAAGCAGGCAGGTGGGTTGGGAGTTGGGGATGCGGTGATTCGAAATACAGCTTTgctgttcaagtggtggtggaggttctCAAAAGAAGACTGTCCTTTATGGAAGCAAGTTGTTTGCTCTTGCAACAACATGAATCCTACTGTGATGCTGCACGGCCAGCCAGCTCCCATCAGAGGGGGTCCTTGGCGGGATATCTGCCAGTTACAAATTAGTGAGTCGCAGCTGAGAGAAAAGATTATCAGCGGGTTGTCTATGGAGTTCGGTAATGGCAGAACAATCCGGTTCTGGGAGGATAACTGGTTGCCGCCTGGGGTGTTGAAAGATCTATTTCCTAGACTCTTCTCGGTTTCGACCCTTCAAGGATCTgttataggggattgtgggttttagGATGGGATAGAATGGATCTGGAGCTTTCAGTGGAGGAGAGAgttgttccaatgggagttggatttAGTACACCAGCTTCACGAGCTGTTACAGTCGGTCAAGCCCATCATTGAAAAAGAGGATGGCGTGGTATGGAAATTTGATAAAACAGGAGTTTACTCAACGGCTTCCTTTGGGCAGGTTTTGCATGCGGAAGTCCTACCGAAGAAAATCACAAGCTATAGCTTCACTCGTGCTGTTTGGAAAGGATTTGTCCCTCCCAGGGTTGAGCTGCTTACTTGGTTTGTCTTGGTTGGAAGGGTGAATACTAAGGATCGCCTTTGTAGATTCCGGGTTATTCCTCAGCAGGACAATAGGTGTGTGCTATGCGATAAGGTTGAGGAAACTGCTTTTCATTTGTTCCTGGAATGCGAGACcacatggcaggtgtggtgtgcttggctgCTGGCCTTGGGACGACAGTGGAGCCTTCCAGGTACACTAAAGGATCACTCTGAAAGCTGGACGAATTTATCTGTAAGAAAGGTAGACAGAAAGAGGTGGTTCATTGGGTTCTTTGCAGTTATTTGGACAACCTGGCTAGAAAGGAATAGTAGGCTCTTCAGAGATAATACTTCCAGCGTGGAGGACATCATAAACAGGTCATTTAGGTACTTTAAGGAATGGAGTGGTGATGACCCATTTAGGTGTTAATGGCCATGCCGAAGATAACTAGGGGTTGGTTTATTGAATTTTGTTAGTCCTTGTAGCTCTTTTAATTGCTCCACTTTATGTGTTGAGCTCcctttgattcaaaaaaaaaaatacaattaaactTATAAACCTATGAACCAATAGTTATGACAGTTTAACAACCAATTCGATTCTTAAAAGCGTACTAAAATATCTtcataaaaaaaagattaaagttaatataattaaatacaaaataatttattttcagcatattgtgaaatttttttaaataaataatttaaatattttacttaCGAATATAgataatttatagtatatttactaatttttattttttttatatattttattactgtgtaaacaaattaaaattttttacatctcgtttacactataaataagataagacatcattttatttaattttatcttatttacaAACGAGATATATGAAAGTTGAAAAATAtacatatctcatttacactgtaaacgagatatgtgtatttataaatataaaaatataatttttgaaaataataaaaaattattaatttaatttggaccaatttaaaaattaaaagaaatatttagttaattttaatattttttatattagaaaggacttaattataaaatcaaagcagtgtagggacccaattgaaagaaaaaaaaagtataaagacctaattaaaaatttggtaaaactatagagaccaacagaatTATTAAACCATTaatttatatcttatttatattttaaattttaaattttaaattaatactttTGTTTGTGAATTCTTAAAAATAGAACGTTTCAAATAATATGAAAGATtgacgattttaaaataataagaaagatgagcggttttaacttttaactcaCTCATTAGTGAACGACTAGGTTTATCACGTGATTTGAAACTATCTATTTAAAATCAACACATTATTTTTTAGAAACCAACCCATTTAAATTAATactcaaaaagaataaaaatatattatttgaaactgttcatcttttttattaattgaaaTCGTTCTTCTTCTCTATTGTTTAAAACATTCTATTTTTTAGAATTCAGTATAAACAAAcaaagttattaatttaaaatttaaaatatagagGAGATATAAATTAGTTAAAgtgaatttaaataataacaaaatatattaatttttattttttaaattggttcaaattaaattattaattttttatttttctttaaattatatttttatatttacaaatacacATATTTTGTATGTAAACAAGATAAAGCTAAATAAAATTGTATATTATCTTATTTACCGTGTAAACGAAATATaaataatcttaatttatttatcCAATAAATAAACTAGTAAATATAATGAAATTAGTAAATATTTATGAATTAAATATGATGCAAACTATCtatatctataaataaaatatttaaattatttatttaaaaaaaatcccatATTCTGCTATGCTCCTTGCCATCCCATTTGCAGTTTGCTTTTACAAACATACACGAgaatagttatattttaataaaaatccaTCCTTTAGAACACTGCaccacccccccccccctcttgatTTTCTCACCCCTCCTCGCACACTTCCAGCCGCCTCCTTCCCTCGGAACTCCGCCGTATCAGCTTCGCCTCTCACCATCGCGCCGTCTCGCCGTCGCCGAATCCCTGTCCATCTGCAGCCTGCAGGTAGGCCGTTTCCTTACCTCTGTTTGACTGTTTAGTGTTTACTCAGGCGTTGTTTGATTGTTTGATAATTTACCTGCAGTTCTATTGTTGTCCCTTTGATAATAATACTGTGATTTTAGGTTTAGGTGGTGCATTTATTTAACTGATTTGGATATCCGAGACTGATATTTGACTATTTAGGGTTAGTTTGATGGTTATTTTTTTACTCTGATTTGGCTGTAATGTtactagtattttattttttgacatcatttGAGGATTTTGACATCATTGGGGCAGTTAGGTTTAGTTCGATTGTTGATAATTTGAAGTTTTTGTGTTGTAATATGCGACAATGTGAGTACCCTTATTCCGCCATTGATAGGCTCCTgttttttcaatttctattttgttttattttgttttattttatttttaaatgggGCACCAGCACTTCTGAGTCAAACTTGagttaatactcaatttggtcttGAAATTTGAGGTTGGACTTAGATTGACTCCTAAAATTCTATTTGACCCAAATTGAACCCCCCCAAATTTACAATGGTAACTAGCTTTAGCTCTTGAGTTCATCTCCTTTAACAGGCATGCTAATTTGACACGTTAACTTATCATACTGGATAATACAACGACGTTGTTTTATATTGGCACCCAATCTTCAATGAAATGATGTCGTTTCACACAAAATGCATCTCTTTCTTACCAGTGATGGTCATGCAACGAGATGCATTTTATCCTGTTATTTTGTTGAAGATTAGGTGCCAATATAAAAAGAtgtcttttttgttttatttagcgTGACAAGTTAATGTGCCAAATCTGCACGCCATTAACGGAGATGAGCTTATGGGCTAACGAGAGTTATGGTTATAAATTTGCAGGTCCAATTTGGgtcatttaaaaattttagggGTCAATTTGAGTTCGACCTTAAATTTCAGGGGCCAAGTTGAGTATTAACTCGTCAAACTCATTTGACTCTTCAATCTTAACTACTCTTAGCTCTGAACTCTTATTGTGATAAGTGTTTTTGTTTCCGTTTCTCTAACTGGGTATGTTTTCTTTGTATATTATAATTGACCATGTTTACACACTTTTGATGCTTgccttt is drawn from Arachis hypogaea cultivar Tifrunner chromosome 12, arahy.Tifrunner.gnm2.J5K5, whole genome shotgun sequence and contains these coding sequences:
- the LOC140176715 gene encoding uncharacterized protein codes for the protein MDLELSVEERVVPMGVGFSTPASRAVTVLHAEVLPKKITSYSFTRAVWKGFVPPRVELLTWFVLVGRVNTKDRLCRFRVIPQQDNRCVLCDKVEETAFHLFLECETTWQVWCAWLLALGRQWSLPGTLKDHSESWTNLSVRKVDRKRWFIGFFAVIWTTWLERNSRLFRDNTSSVEDIINRSFRYFKEWSGDDPFRC